GGATCATACAGGTGTTTTTATAATTGTAATGAAATACACAAGAAAACCCACAAACATTAGATTTCTACCAGTCCTCCCTTAAAAAGTGCTTTCCTTTGAGTGTGTTTCTCCGGTTAGAGCTGTTGTCCTTTGCTTTCCTCCCAAGTGTCTTATCTGTGCGTGAGATTAAAGTTTTCTGCTGTTAGAGCTGCTGTTCCTCTGAGAGAGAGTTAGGAGCTCGTCCTCTCTTGTCGTCCCCTCCCTCCTCAAGCTAAATCATTAACGGCAGCCTCCTCGCTCATGGGCCGCCGTTCTTACAGCTCTCCTAGCAATGTGTTTGGCTTTGTTCCAGTCAGGACTTTTTCCTCTGAGACCTGCGCAGTTGCTGTTTCATGCAAACAATCCGTCGAGCACAACAATAGTTTAGAGATTTGCCCCGCACCACCCTATTTGAGCCTGTACAAACATCCTCAGGGTGCAAAGGAAAAAGTCAGAACAAACAACTTTCAAGTGAAACAGAGTGTTTGATCTCTGCAGACGGAGTGAAGTGATAAGAAAGACGGCAGTACTGTATTCTGGATCATCTTCATTGTTTGCAGATGTGTCTAGATAAAAGAGTGAAAGCCATTGATTAATGTCCCAGTTACACTTTAACCACAGATAGTAATCACGGCTTTATAAGTAGGGGCAGTTTTAGTGCTAAAACAGTCATGGAGTCAGATGAAGGaggttttattttgtgtcttatttttaaTGCATCAGGTTTTATCAGCCATGGTTGTAATGCAGTTTCTATGGTTGCAGTAACTGCTGGATTAAATGGCAGGTTCAGCAAACACAAAGCAAGAGAAGGCGATGTAGTAAATCACCTCGGTGTTAAGCACTGTAGGGAATTTTTCCTGTGTAAATGCGAAAAAAGGCAGATGGCATCAAAAATTTAACCTTAAACATTAAATCGAACCATTTTTATTGGTTCAATTTGATAACTGGTATTACCCAGTATTCCTCACATGGTATTCAAAGAATCATTGGGGCCTGCAACTTCAGGTTTTGTTTCAAATCCAGCATTTTATATATGATGTGTGTCTAACATGTACgtagtatttaaaacaaatgccTCCTATCAATTTCCTGTAGCAGTCATCCTACCCAGGGTTGCAGGGAGCCTGGAACTTATTCTGGGGAACTCCAGGCACAAGtccaggggacaccctggacacaatACTAACCCATGTCAGAGCACAATCACCACAACGCAGTCAATTTAGCGAtggcaatcagcctacaacacgtctttggactggaggaagaaaccagagtactTGGAGGAAAACACCGCAGCACAGAAACAACATGCGGCTCTACACATACAGGGCAGAGACAGGAAGTGGAATCACAACCTCAGATGCAAATGTGTTCCACCTATATATAGAATTTATATTAGTAACTCAGGCATCaagtatttttttgttgtatgttATAAGAAAACATCATAAGATTGATGTAAGATTTGTCATGAGCCGCATAACCATAAATTTTTGATCGCCAAGATGTCAAAATTGCCCTTTTTGACCCAACATCTgtgcaaaaaggaaaaaaggtttCTGTTTCTAGTTTCCAAAGAACTAGCGAACTCTCATAAGACTAGCGAAAGAATTTAGGAAGAGCATCAAATAACCAGCCAGGAATCTTGAGTAGAAAGATTTTACAGAAAGATACGAGACCAACATTGAATAATGTTGAATAACATTTGGCTGCAGTCCTGCAGAAAAAAAGTGCTTCATATTTCAGTTACAAATATAAATTCAATGTTATGTTCAATAACATATTATTGAGGGTGAAATGTCTCTAGTCCTCTTTTGATTATATCAATACAAGTAAAATctcactgtgaaaaaaaaaaaaatatatatatatatatatataaaatatacacatatacatacatacatacatacacacacacacacacaattattaataaaaaatcatgGGGAggagttacatttatttttttttgtcacaaggAGGAAGCTGAAGCCCATGAAAAATattagtgtgttttattttgaaccTAGTAGCAATGCTACGTTCACACTTGCATAGTCTTTCACATATGAATCATAACCTGAAGCTTAGTCTTCAGTCAGTCACACAGATCTACATATAACTGATAAACTATTACTGTTTGTTAAATAAGTCCCGATGTAAACGTTAAAAAAGTGAGCCTTATGCCAAAtgctcatttctttttcttatttttgttgttaGTCCCTGTAGGTCCACTGGTTTTCTGATCTTTTGTCCACTCTCTCTGCAGCTGCTGCAGAAGCTCTGGCGTGAGCAGACCCTCCTGTACCAGACGTGTGCTGAGCGAATTATCCGTACCCATCACGTCCTGTTTAATATGAACTTGGGATTTGGACCCTCGAGCTTTTCTCAGTCTTAGCCCTGGGAGCGGGGAGGTTTTTGATTCAGCCGCAGAACCTGCACTGGCGCCTTGCCCCTCTGTGGCACGGATGAGCCGTGTAATGTTTCTCACTCCGACCTGAATGATGCTGTCCAGTTCCTGCTGGATCTCACGGACGAGGCTGGCATCAGGGAACATGTCCATGAAGCGATAACTAGAAGGACAATTCAGAGGGGAAATGAGCAGTCTGAAGGGGGGTTTTCAGAAATTTGCTGTTCTTGGAGAATATACTGGGTAACAGAAGCAGATTTTTGAATACAGGAATCCAGTGCAAGTCCatgttttaattcaattctattcagttttatttgtgtattactTTGGACTTTGTCAATTGATTTGGACATAAAGCCGCATTACTCCCCGAGacgaaatgaggaagaaacctcgaaaAGGAcaagactcaaaagggaatctGTCCTCaactgggtgacaccagagagtgtgattataaataatttctttctaAAACTGTATTTAGTCAAGTCTTTTCATATTCATTCCTCAAACGTCCCACTACCATTTTAAACAAGATTAACTTTTATGACTGTCAACATAACCAAGGTCTGTAGTGGTTAATGGTGAGTAGCATAACATAATTGACTTTGGTGTCCaccaatgaaagaaaaaaatggcacTAACGAGATAAAGAGTATAAGCATCTTGTCTGACCAAGTCTGCAAGATGCAGCCCATCCATgtcagttttttgtttgtttttgtacaatAATGATATTAATTCCCTCAAGATATCTTTGTATTGAATTTTTATCTGTGATTCATACATTAGCCTGTCTTATTCCCTGCTCACATGAGTAGACTAGTCTAGTGTCAGTAAGCTAAAACAAATGCCTTAAGAATAACAAAGAGCATATGTACTGAGTGGTAGGGAAAGTAAAGTGTTTTCTAAGGAAATATGTCAAACACAAAGATTGATATGTGGATGCTAACATAGAGGTAGAAATACTTGAGTAATGAAGGTTACTTGTATATACAAGCTCTCTTTAGTTTGGTCATAACGCTGGAATGTTGGCTTCAGGAgcagtatattatgtatatcATGTATTGTATACTGCCTCTTCTGAACACTAAGCAAAActcaaaagaacaaaagaattcCTATCACATTCATAAGACCAGCAGGGAGCGTAACTTCCTGTAGACAGTAAATGACCCTGGGCACCCACGTATTGGTTAATAATGGTTTTTGGATGAACCTCCAATAAAACCCATCTACACTTTGAAAATGCCTGCATGTAATTTCTGAAAATATAAACAAGGAGAAGATCTGCACAGGTATCTAACAGGTATCTAACATTACCTGAGCCAAAGGTAGAGGTCCAGCACATCGTGCACAGCCTCCAGGTGAACAAGGTCCTTGATATTTTTGGGAGGGACCAGTGGCCAGTTGATGTGTCGACACACCCAGGCAAAAGTCAACGGCTCGTCTCTGCTGAACTGCCTAGCAAactacagacaaacacacacagcgtcaGGGGATTCTCATAGCATGCCCTAGCAAAATACATAAAGCATAACGGCCACTTCTTGAAATACTATAAACGAGACCCCAAAGGAATGGCTGCTGCGGGAGACAAGGTATATGAACAGGCAGGCTGATCAcgcaaagcaaacaaacagcacTACACGAGGCAGATCTTTATATCAGGAGTTCTTCTTCAGTACCTTCAGGAAAGATGTGCAAACAAACGGCTGTTTCCTGTTGATGGGTGCTGTACAGAAGACGTAGCGAGAGCGCAGGTTTAGAGGAATGTGCTGGATCATGTCAGCCAGGAACTTAAAGTCATCGATGTTGCAGACAAAATAAAGGCCATCTACTTGTGAGAGGCTGACAAATATATcctgtacatgtacacacacacacacacacacacacacacacaattagtaAGGGCTTTGCCTAGAATAAATGTATgaggtcagaattgtttcgttattctgaataaatatactatgatccacaaataaatataaagagtttcacaaattgtttttaaatcaacaaatgcacaataagcaaaccgtaaatatgttacacattttacaaaaagaaatgaaattcacaaataaataaaacgggatttgcaaataaaaaaaatatttataaatatatatttaattgtatttatttgtgaatggcttcctgctcatttgtgaatcatgttctgtgcatttgtggatttgaaacatttctaacgtcaagacgtgcacaagaatccacaaataggtggactccgcccaccgtctactccagccaatcggacaacggtctcgtggcgctgaccaatcgtggcacggtctacctccaaccaatcacgttctgatttactcgctctgGAGGTTGTTCTTCAATGCAGTGTCTAGTTTGCACtcgtttttttcatccagtacaattctcttgttctattttgtgtgccctttcacatgtatttacagtctcatgatttttttttactttgcatttttctcatactGATGCTTTCACTTGCACGTACATGACTTAACCCTGCGTGCCATCGTTCTACgttacagtatataaagcattatggtcgtgaagaaatgacattttattctaatgtatacaagctgtatagaggaattatgataccttgaatgatgaaacctaagagttattgtaagcataatgcatcctgcttcctttagcttttactttaataaagtcacacagtacattttcaatcagcaaaatgtgagcaatgtttacaggtgtacagtgtttactgatgtttacaggtgtacagtgtttactgatgtttacaggtgtacagtgtttactgatgtttacaggtgtacagtgtttactgaatgctatttcacatgaaacttctgtttctaaatgacctGCACTTGACCGATTAGTAAGGATACCATGCATGTTATCTCTATCAGGAGTTTACAATATTTGTCTGAAAAggttcatctctgtttctgggctttttatttttatttttagtatttcacatacagtagataatgtCATGATTTCGAGTCATGAGATTgagagtaaatcagaacgtgattggttggaggtagaccgtgccacgattggtcagcgccacgagaccgttgtccgattggctggagtagacggtgggcggagtccacctatttgtggattcttgtgcacgtcttgacgttagaaatgtttcaaatccacaaatgcacagaacgcaatccacaaatgcgtgcagtgattcacaaatgagcaggaagccattcacaaataaatacaattaaatatatatttataaatatatattttttttatttgcaaaccccattttatttatttgtgaatttcatttttttttgtaaaatgtgtaacatatttacggtttgcttattgtgcatttgttgatttaaaatatatttgtgaaactctttatatatatttgtggatcatagtatatttattcagaataacgaaacaattctgaccccatacaAATGATGCATCAGTTCTTGAAATTGTAAACACTCACAATGAGATTGGAGAGTGTCGCATCAGGAAGGTGATAAGCAAACATCTCTATCTGTTCTGCAGTGGGGTGCAGACCTGCAGTCTGAAATATACACAGAGAAAAAGGAATATCAGAATaccattcttctctctctcataacTCTGATTGTCTGCATAAAGCAAATAATGCTTTTCTAGAAGAACACGTCTCATGTTTATGTCAGTTGCAGGCGCTCCGATGCAGTTCTCATGATACATGACTGACTTGGAAATAAATACAATCCATTCACTTGCAATGCATGCTCTAAGTTTTACGTTCCATGCCTTAGATAGAGGAACCGAAAACAAACTGATATTTCATAAGCGTCTCTCACCTCCACAGGGTCAACAGTTCGGCTCAGAATCTCCTTCAGCACAGGCAGATCATCACGATGCATGGTGGTCACCTCTCCTTCTTTAAACATGGAACTGAAGCGACCTGCTCGGCCTGCGATTTGCAGAGCCTGAGAGGTGGAAATGGTGTCCATCTCTTTCTCGCCTTTCTCGTTCACGCTGGGCTTCACCAGGGAGTTAAATATGATTCTCCTGATGCTCCTGGTGAGGACAGAATCCTGATGAGTTTTCTATATGAAACTTACATTCTAACAAAACAATAGCCCGAGTTGCATGAACTAGCAGTATTGAAAAAAGCGTGAAGGTGTCAAATGGAAAATTATACAAATTCACCAGTACTAGAACCTGCATATTTACTCATATAAGTTGTGCCACAAAATGCAGTGGCAAATATCAGATTCAAATAGCAAGGAGATTTTCCGTTATAATCAAACTGCTTTACAAATGTATATTAATAGGTATTCTACATTAAATCTGAATTCTCCTCATTGACTTGACCagtttttaattgattaatattCCATCGAAATAGATCATTGAACTGCCTGGAATTTTTAGCCATTATGCAGTTtctgattttaattttatatttatttccccTTATTTTCTCTGTACTTTGGACTTGGCCAATTCCTATCCACCACCCTGCTCTCTCCTCTCATACAGCAGCTACGTCACTGATGGCTCAACTGCTTAAGGCTCTGGGtcgttgatcggaggatcggggttcaagacccagcacagccaagctgccactcaaCCCTCCCTGGTCCAGGGTTGCTGTAtaatagctgcccctgcactctgaccccaacctcttcagttggggtatgtgaagaaaagagttccactgtgctgtaatatgtgGCGTTAATAAAGGCGTCTATGaccgttcttcttcttctcttacGGAGAGTGAAGTCCTAACACAATTGGTGGAAATGGCTATCAGCCCTCTTCCGACATACATGAGTACACAGAAGCCCAGGTTTTGCCAGCATCACTGTGATGTGTCAGAGATGAGAATATACCATCCCACCAACAGAACACAGCCGGTTCTGTTCTCTTGGATAAACCGGACACGGATGACCGTGCCATTGTTGGGATTTGAACAATGTTCTGTTGCGCACATTTTCTCAGAAAATTCCTTGCAATTTTTTTCACTGCTGATGTCACGGCACTTCATGTGCTATCGATAATGATCTTATTACTCGAACACCAATATTGGGCAATACTATGAAATACTGACACACTAAGATAACAGGAACATACAAGATGGCAGAAAACATACTAACAAGTTCAAACCCATTCCAATTGCATCGGTAGCTACGAGGATCTTACAGGCGTCGTCTGGGTCATTGAACTTTTTAGCTTGAGCCAGCTTGGTACCTGTCAATCAAAATATTTGTGTTGTTAGACCAATGACTGAATATAAcatgagtaaataaaaacacactataTAAGAGAATAGTTAAAGGCTTTAATTTTACTGGATTTTAGAAGGTTTGGGACTCTTACCAGGTGGCAGACTGCCGTAAATAACAGCACATTCCTGGCCTCGGATCTCTATCTGCCTGCTCACTGAGTAGATGTCATTTTTGCTGAAACACACGATGCAGTCACCGGGCTTCAGGTTGTCTAAATTCTCCACTGCGTGGTCCGAGACAGAGAACGGAGTCAACCGCTTATAGTTACGAACCTTGAAGgttaaaaaaaggctttttattttctttaaaaaaaaaaaaaaaaaaaaaaacatgcatcaaCGTTCTCTTCGGCAACAGTCGAATTTAAGCAGCTACAGACTCACTTCGACCTCCTCGCCAGTGGAGAACATGAGTTCAGTGATGAAGCTGATGGCTGCAGGTTCTCCACACACATGGATCTCCTCAGCACACAGTCCTGGTCACGTTAAAACaagaatttaataataataataataataataataataataataataaataaataaataaataattaaatatatatattctgaattTAACTAAAATCAACAAGGAAGCTCTTGAAATTTCCTTTCTTATAGAGAAACACTTACATACAATTGACAACATGATAAAATACTGATATTTTACGAACAATCCAGAGATGTAGAGAGCTTAATCACCACGGTATACTCCAGCTGTATCACTGCACTACACTGCACTCACCTAGCAGAGCTCTAGTCCAGGCCCATCCTCTAGAAGGATCTCTGATCATTTGAATCTCATCGATGACCGCTACTTCGTCTAAACAGAGAATCAACAGTCAGTTATGACTTCATAACACAAAACTCAGCACAAGTATTATTCCGTATTTGAATTTCACCGCTCACATGGAGTTGTAACGCTGCACATCTCAATGGTACAGGCTACATGATTAGATTGTTTCCCTGCTGGATCCACAAAGGTTCTCTCTTCTCCTGTCACCAGATCACATGGTACACCCTAGAAAAGTCAGAACCATTTCATTTTGTaatcatgcacatacacaatgataagtttaattaaacacagaacTGGTCATATGGCAGtaatatcaaacaaaaaaacaatagttATACAAACAGATTGTTCGCTTAGTTCTTCAGTTACTGTTCATATAAAACCAGGATAACACAGTAAACTTACTGCACTGTTGCCTTTTTCAAAGATCTCATGTGCCAGCAGCTTGAGAGGACCGCAGTAAATGCCAGATTTTGCCTCCAGATATCTCTGAATGGCATGGTAGGTCTTACCGCTGTTAGTGGGACCAGCATGGAAAATTATCTTCCGCTGAATAGCCCGGGCCTCAGGATACCTACAAAACATTCTCATGTCACATCAGAATTATGAAAGAACTCAAACATTCAACTGAGCCACTAATCACCCTGGAATTAAAACCTTgctgtttctatggcaacataCACAAAACCAAATTGGGCCATTCTCTGGGAAGGAGTCAACCAAATCGGTTggctttaaatattaaaagctcATGCTGATTATTATAGTTATTCATTAAAAAGCAGTTATTAAAGACTCACAAATTACAGccattatatcgtcgctgtcgggcggaaacctcgtatgtccaaatttggtcaatttcatattttttcacatatcgatgctattggtcagtctccaacgtgggtctgttatttttaaaagttattaaccaatctaaagtcttgaaaatagcttgagcgcaaatctcataactccattggacacttcaactgtccacctcttcttcactccacaGGAGAGATTCGctgcatatttctccttaataagagtcgcaacgaatcaacacgtcttctgaggtaaatgtcttcaaaacactgggctcaaagaaaaaaaaatttgacccccgctagttctggtgctcgtctgaggacaggaatttagcgcaagacaatccactgcaacgcggactaaaccctgtgctctgcagataaggtacggcgtttttttaatttcctgaaaaataacggttttggagatacgaggattccgcctgacagcgacgatatgtctGTTAATTAGTAGATATTAAACTAAATCAACTTCAATTGGACTAGGTCTGGGCACCGGGTTTGTTTAGGTCACATGAGTTTAGGATGTCACAGCTCTCCAATTATTTCTTTCAAACTATTAATGACAAGTTGATAAAGATGTAAATAGTCTCTACGAATTCAAAATGACCAGCATATTAATATGATATGAACACCCCTagaaaaattatacaaaacaattattatttacaaatacaaTCTTCCCTTACCAATTCGCTGGGACACGCAAATCACTAATTTTGCGCAGGTCATCTATGCAGTCCAGCATAGGAAAGATCTGTTTGGCATGTCTCATAAAATATGGGAAAATATCATCGATGTGTCCTGGAAAAAGCACAAGATAGCAAGCAGCATGATTTTTCAACTGATTTTCCTTTGCTTATTAGTAAGGTCACAGTAACCCTTGTCGTGTCTCAGTACTCACCTGCTCCATAGCAGATGTCACTAAGTATAATGTGCAGGTCGGCATTAAGAGCGTTCATCTCCAAAATATACTTCCTGAAACTAATAAAGGCTTGGTGGAAGAGACGAGCTAGAAGTGGGGGGGGAAAATCATTAGACGCAGTGAGTACTCAAACAAGTGCATTGGGAGAACTTTAATAAATGGCTTATTGGGATCACTTTTATTCTTTATGATTTGCTGTAagtatttaaagtatttaataGCCAAGTTTCTAGCATGTGGACCTCGTTGTTTAGGAGCTACATGTCTCATGTCAGCTTTATAGAAACCTGGCTTGTTCATAGACAGCTGGGTCCATTTGCTTTTCATGCTTCAATACACAAATGCATTAAATCTGGCCTTTTAAGCAGTGATCTCACCAAAATGTGCTGGGTGACACACATAAGCCAGGGTTATGTAACCTTCAGGTTactgtttaaatttaaaaagaaaagtttacCTAACCAATACAGATAGCTAGTTTATTGACACTTAAGTAATGCAACGTTCATTATTCTATTCTGCATatactacacagggtcacaacctggaacctggagtctatttcAGAGAACTCGGGGAACAAGGCCGAGGACACCGTGGATGGCGTGTCAACCAATCACAGTACATaatcaggcacacacacacacacacacacatctattgtCACACTAGAGACAATTTTAAAATTGGACTATGGACTGTGGGATTAAACCAGACAATCAGATATTAAGATAACCCGGAGCTGCCACAAGTCAAAATGTCAGCACAAGGGCAATGCATTAAACAACCAATTTCACTTTTATGCAgcaaaataaagagaaactCACCGTCAAGCCCCTGATCAGAAGCAAGCTTCTGCAtctcttttcttttgtaaaatcTGTTCAGCACTTTGAGAAGTTCACCTGTAagttacaaaaacaacaaagctaGGCATATCTGAAAAGCTTCACCAGCACAGTAACTTACACTGAACTAGAAAGCGATCAGGTCAACCAAAATGTTCAGCACAGGAATGAGAGACACTGAGGATACAGATGTGTTGTCGGAatttcacacactgtgtacactttACTACCCTGTAGCTTAACAGTTTGTGTCTACAGCTCATTTCTCTGGGAACAATTATAACGGAATAATATATTCATTAGTATTTACTGTCACACAGTCCTGCTGATGACTTTATAGGTTTCCCAATACACCATTGTTTAAAAACCCCAGCAACGCTGATATGCTCATATCAGTACACAAACATCTGGGAatcataattttaatattatgtcgttaatataacagtgtaaagCCTAGGGTGCTAGCCTAGTGcctaaggtgttgggctaccagtcagaaggtcatgagttcaaatcccaggaccaccaagctgccaatgttggCTGTATAAAGAATGAGATATtttaagtctctctggataaaagtgtctgatgtaaatgtaaaggagATGAAcggataaatattttaaaccagaaaacatacataaatatagcATATTTTATACCTCTGGTATATTTTGATATACCAGCattaaaatatacagtctgCACAGTGGGGTGAAGTgaactgcgcatgcgcagaagGGACAACAAAGTTTCTGCTTAGAcaccaggggcctgtttcagaaagcgggttaagtgaaaactctgagtatgttaaccctgaaatgagtgAAACTCTGgcttttccgtttcagaaagggaggtatgttaaacccgagaaagcaggttaagtttagcccgtttctgaaagagaggtaacttatactcagagtcagttaccatggtaacttactatgtgaacctaacctggtcgggagcaggttttcttcagtaaacccagagtttctgtcGGTCTCCTCacctttttaaagaggaagtgacgtttaaacacctcattcatttcAGTTACACAGAGAGCAGCAAAGGGAATAAAATGTCCTgttatggacgatcctgttgatgaagaggctGTATTAATTCGTAGGGACTTACATTTACATCGGGAGAG
The Tachysurus vachellii isolate PV-2020 chromosome 6, HZAU_Pvac_v1, whole genome shotgun sequence genome window above contains:
- the supv3l1 gene encoding ATP-dependent RNA helicase SUPV3L1, mitochondrial; amino-acid sequence: MSVYRCVCLLSRTHRVGAVFSSVRRVRVSYRAELLSSSLCRPACSGSSGRPLDTSLFVPLAVKSDSVADGEVGAELTRPLDKGELLKVLNRFYKRKEMQKLASDQGLDARLFHQAFISFRKYILEMNALNADLHIILSDICYGAGHIDDIFPYFMRHAKQIFPMLDCIDDLRKISDLRVPANWYPEARAIQRKIIFHAGPTNSGKTYHAIQRYLEAKSGIYCGPLKLLAHEIFEKGNSAGVPCDLVTGEERTFVDPAGKQSNHVACTIEMCSVTTPYEVAVIDEIQMIRDPSRGWAWTRALLGLCAEEIHVCGEPAAISFITELMFSTGEEVEVRNYKRLTPFSVSDHAVENLDNLKPGDCIVCFSKNDIYSVSRQIEIRGQECAVIYGSLPPGTKLAQAKKFNDPDDACKILVATDAIGMGLNLSIRRIIFNSLVKPSVNEKGEKEMDTISTSQALQIAGRAGRFSSMFKEGEVTTMHRDDLPVLKEILSRTVDPVETAGLHPTAEQIEMFAYHLPDATLSNLIDIFVSLSQVDGLYFVCNIDDFKFLADMIQHIPLNLRSRYVFCTAPINRKQPFVCTSFLKFARQFSRDEPLTFAWVCRHINWPLVPPKNIKDLVHLEAVHDVLDLYLWLSYRFMDMFPDASLVREIQQELDSIIQVGVRNITRLIRATEGQGASAGSAAESKTSPLPGLRLRKARGSKSQVHIKQDVMGTDNSLSTRLVQEGLLTPELLQQLQREWTKDQKTSGPTGTNNKNKKKK